One segment of Anatilimnocola aggregata DNA contains the following:
- a CDS encoding alpha/beta fold hydrolase: MSSTADPLPLILFSGLAADASVFAPQKLAFPQLVVPRWLKPERRETLTSYCERVAAEIRPNTRCVLGGASFGGIIALEMAQYLNPLAVVLIGSVRGPSELPRRVCFWRPFRSLVPLAPVTPFQWSAGKVSLLQQWWPHFAGVARQFSQADADVFRWSVRQLLAWQNAPVVDCPVFQIHGQFDRVLPARLTRPDVVVPGGHVISLTHSQAVNEFLRHSLQQVARADG; encoded by the coding sequence ATGTCATCCACCGCTGACCCTTTGCCGCTCATTCTTTTCTCTGGCTTGGCTGCCGATGCTTCGGTATTCGCACCGCAGAAGTTGGCGTTTCCGCAGCTGGTGGTGCCGCGTTGGCTCAAACCGGAGCGCCGCGAAACGCTGACTTCCTATTGCGAGCGTGTTGCTGCTGAGATTCGTCCGAACACTCGCTGCGTGCTGGGCGGGGCCAGCTTCGGCGGCATCATTGCCTTGGAGATGGCTCAGTACCTGAACCCGCTCGCCGTGGTGCTGATTGGAAGCGTGCGTGGTCCCAGCGAACTTCCTCGCCGCGTTTGCTTTTGGCGTCCATTCCGCTCGTTGGTTCCATTGGCCCCGGTCACTCCGTTTCAGTGGTCAGCTGGAAAGGTGTCTCTGCTCCAGCAGTGGTGGCCGCACTTCGCCGGCGTTGCCAGGCAATTCTCGCAAGCCGATGCCGACGTTTTTCGCTGGTCGGTTCGCCAACTGCTCGCCTGGCAGAACGCGCCTGTCGTTGACTGCCCCGTGTTTCAGATTCACGGCCAGTTCGATCGTGTGCTGCCCGCGCGTCTCACTCGACCCGATGTCGTCGTTCCCGGTGGGCACGTTATCTCGCTGACCCATTCGCAGGCAGTCAATGAGTTTCTACGCCACAGTCTGCAGCAGGTTGCGCGCGCCGACGGATAG
- a CDS encoding sigma-70 family RNA polymerase sigma factor, with protein MAKSFRKSLPVSTPAAAKVKGAAKKANGRPSSDDHLGLHDDLDDAAILDEVDELVFVEDEVAYVEADNESVDATDDPVRMYLMQMGQIPLLNRAEEIDAARKIEGTRRRFRHCMLATDYVLQGAVELLERVRDGQLRLDRTIEVSVTNTTEKKRIMKRIWPNLATLKKLLKANNADYRIAISKKQPKKARHQAWINLTRRRNKAVRLIEEMNLRNNRLQPLFDKLAEIQLRMRALRQQVKEARVSGSFCGRPYLEIRKELVHLMRITLETPSTLARRIEQTNRYHANYDAAKRVLSAGNLRLVVSIAKKYRNRGLSFLDLIQEGNTGLMRAVDKFEYARGFKFSTYATWWIRQAITRAIADQSRTIRVPVHMIDTMSKVRIITRQLVQELGREPTAEETALSAGLSVEEARCIIKMARQPLSLDQPVGDHDDSYFGEFLADHREDDPLFEANQVALKGRIEEAMSTLNYREREILRLRYGLTDGYAYTLEEVGKIFCVTRERVRQIETKAVRKLQQPYRARTLQSFVEGVEIPADDLDSVATNGR; from the coding sequence ATGGCCAAAAGCTTCCGCAAATCTCTGCCAGTCTCCACCCCAGCCGCTGCCAAAGTGAAAGGTGCCGCGAAGAAGGCCAATGGCCGCCCCAGCAGCGACGACCATCTCGGTCTGCACGACGATTTGGACGACGCCGCCATCCTGGACGAAGTTGACGAACTGGTGTTTGTCGAAGACGAAGTAGCCTACGTCGAAGCCGACAACGAAAGCGTCGACGCAACCGATGACCCGGTTCGCATGTACCTGATGCAGATGGGCCAGATTCCGCTGCTCAACCGGGCTGAAGAAATCGATGCCGCCCGCAAGATCGAAGGGACTCGCCGCCGCTTCCGTCACTGCATGCTCGCCACCGACTACGTGCTGCAAGGTGCCGTCGAGCTGCTGGAACGAGTTCGCGATGGCCAACTGCGACTCGACCGGACCATCGAAGTCTCGGTGACGAACACGACCGAAAAGAAGCGGATCATGAAGCGGATTTGGCCAAACCTGGCCACGCTCAAGAAGCTGCTCAAGGCCAACAACGCCGACTATCGCATCGCCATCAGCAAGAAGCAGCCCAAGAAGGCTCGTCACCAGGCTTGGATCAACCTGACTCGCCGCCGCAACAAGGCTGTCCGGCTGATCGAAGAAATGAACCTGCGTAACAATCGCCTGCAACCGCTGTTCGACAAGCTGGCCGAAATTCAGCTCCGCATGCGTGCCCTGCGTCAGCAAGTCAAGGAAGCCCGCGTTTCCGGTTCGTTCTGCGGTCGTCCCTATCTCGAAATTCGCAAGGAACTCGTCCACCTGATGCGGATCACGCTCGAAACTCCTTCGACCCTGGCTCGCCGAATCGAACAGACCAATCGCTATCACGCCAACTATGATGCCGCTAAGCGAGTTCTTTCGGCTGGCAACTTGCGGCTCGTCGTGTCGATCGCCAAGAAGTATCGCAACCGCGGCCTGAGCTTTCTCGACCTCATTCAAGAAGGCAACACCGGCCTGATGCGGGCAGTCGACAAGTTCGAATATGCTCGCGGTTTCAAGTTCAGCACCTACGCCACGTGGTGGATTCGCCAGGCCATCACCCGCGCCATTGCCGACCAAAGCCGCACCATCCGCGTGCCGGTGCACATGATCGACACCATGAGCAAGGTTCGCATCATCACTCGTCAACTGGTGCAAGAACTCGGCCGCGAACCCACGGCCGAAGAGACCGCCCTCAGTGCTGGCCTCTCCGTCGAAGAAGCTCGCTGCATCATTAAGATGGCCCGTCAGCCGTTGTCGCTCGACCAACCGGTCGGCGATCACGACGACAGCTACTTCGGCGAATTCCTCGCCGATCACCGCGAAGACGATCCGTTGTTCGAAGCCAACCAGGTTGCCCTCAAGGGACGCATCGAAGAAGCCATGTCGACCCTGAACTACCGCGAACGCGAAATCCTCCGCCTCCGTTATGGCTTGACCGATGGTTACGCCTACACGCTCGAAGAAGTGGGCAAGATCTTCTGCGTCACTCGCGAACGCGTTCGCCAGATCGAAACCAAGGCTGTTCGCAAGTTGCAACAACCCTACCGCGCTCGCACCCTGCAGAGCTTTGTCGAAGGGGTTGAAATCCCAGCAGATGATCTCGACTCGGTTGCTACGAACGGGCGGTAG
- a CDS encoding PSD1 and planctomycete cytochrome C domain-containing protein: MVCRFSYISCARWIVAAILGAVGPSLVEAADAPVVSAEQEKFFEEKIRPVLATKCWECHGPKKQESGLRLDSREGILAGGDSGKRGAVAGEPQHSSVIQAVHHRGDFQMPPDLKLPDAQIADLTEWVKQGLPWPASSPSAALVLTASERATHDRQSHWAYQPVQRPAVPNVPLSGFVSSHLDAFVAAKLTAAGITPSPEADRRTLLRRLNFDLLGLPPSSAEVQAFEQDAAPDAYERQVDRLLASPQHGARWGRHWLDVARYADTRGYAFAKDRRYPYAYTYRDYVINAFNQDLPYDRFIREQLAADQLNLGDDKSPLAALGFLTTGRRFNNRNDDIDDQIDAVTRGILGLTVACARCHDHKFDAIPAEDYYSLYGVFASIEEPGELPLIAPPQESEAYRAFEAELSKRRGAMNEFIGAKQREVIDQARLQATDYLAKVAAGDRTQLLEKLPFLTLDPKDLRPALVDRWKRFISERTKNNEHALWGLWKDLLALKDDAYAEEASKVIDRWNMRAEGDATGQMNPLLKAAFAAEVPQSRMDVPRIYGKLLAAVLPAWKQAGGDTGALEKLNAAEKQLARVLVGKDGPADISADEIGKLVSRADRNKQNELLKKVQEFEASSPVAPPRAMVVYDKKQPYDPRVFIRGNQARPGKQVPRQFLLVMATSERQPFKNGSGRLELAESLVSPQNPLTSRVLVNRIWMHHFGEPIVTTPSDFGIRTESPPLQSALDWLAAEMMDQCWSLKTLHRQLVTSSTYRQQSNDRAAARLADPENRLLWRMNRRRLEWEPLRDSLLAVSGRLDETLGGKSVELTTAPFTRRRSVFGNIDRQDLPNLFRVFDIASPDQSSPRRPRTTVPQQALFLMNSPFVIEQAQSLAQRPAVVAASSPADKVVALYRAALARQPDEAELNIAQQFLSTAPAPSGTIKLTPVEQLAQLLLLTNEFMYVD, encoded by the coding sequence ATGGTTTGCCGGTTCTCGTACATTTCCTGCGCTCGTTGGATCGTGGCGGCGATTCTCGGCGCGGTTGGCCCATCGCTTGTCGAGGCAGCGGACGCCCCCGTTGTATCTGCCGAGCAAGAGAAGTTCTTCGAAGAGAAGATTCGCCCGGTCCTCGCGACTAAGTGCTGGGAATGCCACGGCCCCAAGAAACAAGAGAGCGGTCTGCGGCTCGACTCGCGCGAAGGAATTCTGGCCGGCGGTGATAGTGGCAAGCGCGGAGCGGTGGCTGGCGAACCGCAGCACAGCTCCGTGATTCAAGCAGTTCATCATCGGGGCGATTTCCAGATGCCTCCCGATCTGAAATTGCCCGATGCTCAAATTGCCGATCTAACCGAGTGGGTGAAACAAGGACTCCCCTGGCCGGCCAGTTCTCCCTCCGCAGCGCTTGTGCTGACGGCCAGCGAACGAGCGACGCACGACCGGCAATCCCACTGGGCCTATCAGCCCGTGCAGCGGCCAGCTGTGCCGAATGTTCCGCTGAGTGGGTTTGTAAGTTCGCATCTCGATGCGTTCGTAGCGGCGAAACTTACCGCAGCAGGAATCACTCCTTCCCCTGAAGCCGACCGCCGCACGCTGCTGCGAAGATTGAACTTCGATCTTCTCGGCTTGCCCCCCTCGAGTGCCGAGGTGCAAGCCTTTGAGCAAGATGCCGCCCCCGATGCGTATGAGCGTCAGGTCGACCGTCTGCTGGCTTCGCCTCAACATGGCGCCCGCTGGGGTCGCCATTGGCTCGACGTGGCCCGCTATGCCGACACTCGCGGCTATGCGTTTGCCAAGGATCGCCGCTATCCCTATGCCTACACGTATCGCGATTACGTCATCAATGCCTTCAATCAAGATCTTCCTTACGACCGTTTTATTCGTGAGCAGCTTGCGGCAGATCAGTTGAACCTGGGAGACGACAAGAGCCCGCTGGCAGCGCTTGGTTTTTTGACGACGGGCCGCCGGTTTAACAATCGCAACGACGATATCGACGATCAGATCGATGCCGTCACCCGCGGTATCTTGGGGCTGACGGTCGCTTGCGCCCGCTGTCACGATCACAAGTTCGATGCGATTCCCGCCGAAGACTATTACTCGCTGTACGGCGTCTTTGCGAGTATTGAAGAGCCGGGTGAATTGCCACTCATTGCTCCGCCGCAAGAGAGCGAAGCCTATCGCGCGTTCGAAGCGGAACTGAGTAAGCGTCGCGGGGCGATGAACGAGTTCATTGGTGCCAAACAGCGCGAGGTCATCGACCAGGCTCGTCTGCAAGCCACCGATTACCTGGCGAAGGTCGCCGCGGGCGATCGAACTCAACTCCTGGAGAAGTTGCCATTCCTCACGCTCGATCCGAAAGACCTCCGCCCGGCGCTTGTCGACCGTTGGAAGCGATTCATTAGCGAGCGGACGAAGAACAACGAGCATGCCTTGTGGGGGCTGTGGAAAGATCTGCTCGCCTTGAAGGACGATGCCTACGCGGAAGAAGCGAGCAAGGTCATTGACCGCTGGAACATGCGAGCGGAAGGGGATGCCACGGGGCAGATGAATCCGCTGCTCAAAGCAGCGTTTGCGGCGGAAGTGCCGCAATCGCGGATGGATGTGCCCCGTATCTATGGCAAGTTGCTGGCCGCGGTTCTGCCTGCCTGGAAACAAGCGGGGGGCGATACAGGTGCGTTGGAAAAACTGAATGCCGCAGAAAAGCAGTTAGCCCGGGTGCTGGTGGGAAAAGATGGGCCGGCAGATATCTCGGCCGACGAAATCGGCAAGCTCGTCAGCCGGGCTGATCGCAACAAGCAGAACGAACTTCTGAAGAAAGTTCAGGAGTTTGAAGCTTCGTCTCCTGTGGCTCCGCCGCGAGCGATGGTGGTGTACGACAAAAAGCAGCCCTACGATCCGCGAGTTTTCATCCGCGGCAATCAGGCTCGCCCCGGCAAGCAAGTGCCGCGGCAGTTTCTGTTGGTGATGGCCACCAGCGAACGCCAGCCCTTCAAGAATGGGAGTGGACGGTTGGAATTGGCCGAGTCGCTGGTATCGCCGCAGAATCCGCTTACCAGCCGCGTACTGGTGAACCGAATCTGGATGCATCACTTTGGCGAGCCCATCGTCACGACCCCGAGCGACTTCGGCATTCGCACGGAATCGCCGCCGTTGCAGTCCGCCCTCGATTGGCTCGCTGCCGAAATGATGGACCAATGTTGGTCGCTGAAAACGCTGCATCGCCAGCTGGTTACTTCGTCGACCTATCGCCAGCAGAGCAACGACCGCGCAGCGGCAAGATTGGCCGACCCAGAGAATCGCCTGCTGTGGCGCATGAATCGCCGCCGGCTGGAATGGGAACCGCTGCGCGATAGTCTGCTCGCCGTTTCGGGCCGGCTCGACGAAACCCTGGGGGGTAAATCAGTCGAGCTCACGACGGCTCCCTTCACTCGTCGCCGCAGCGTGTTCGGCAATATCGATCGGCAAGACCTGCCGAACCTGTTCCGCGTGTTCGATATCGCCAGCCCCGATCAAAGCAGTCCCCGTCGCCCGCGCACCACGGTTCCGCAGCAGGCACTGTTCCTGATGAACAGTCCGTTCGTCATCGAGCAAGCTCAGTCTCTCGCCCAGCGTCCAGCCGTTGTTGCCGCTTCAAGCCCGGCCGACAAGGTTGTCGCTCTTTACCGAGCCGCACTTGCACGCCAGCCCGACGAAGCTGAACTAAACATCGCCCAGCAATTCCTTTCCACCGCTCCTGCGCCGAGCGGCACCATCAAGCTCACGCCGGTCGAACAGCTAGCTCAACTGCTGCTGCTCACGAATGAGTTTATGTATGTGGATTGA
- a CDS encoding DUF6932 family protein, which produces MTIPDFDAHGELPAGIWLATIAEVLERFGKFGDLERKEASQTLAKIHELAVNTGHLQSMLVFGSYVTSKPNPNDVDVILMMDDAVDPANCPVESRVLFDRQAANAQLGASVFWIRPALNDYGYN; this is translated from the coding sequence ATGACCATCCCAGATTTCGATGCCCACGGCGAACTGCCGGCAGGGATCTGGCTTGCGACGATTGCGGAAGTTTTGGAACGCTTTGGCAAGTTTGGAGATCTTGAACGGAAGGAAGCATCCCAAACGCTCGCGAAGATACATGAACTTGCGGTGAATACCGGGCACCTGCAGAGCATGTTGGTTTTCGGCAGCTACGTCACCAGCAAACCAAACCCCAACGATGTCGATGTCATACTTATGATGGATGACGCTGTTGACCCTGCCAATTGTCCTGTCGAGTCTCGTGTGCTTTTTGATCGCCAAGCGGCAAATGCGCAATTGGGTGCAAGTGTTTTCTGGATTCGGCCTGCCCTGAATGATTATGGATACAATTGA